ATGAAGCCCTTGCCATGCCAATACATCAAGTAAAGCCGTCACTCGTCCTTTTAAATTACAGAGAGCGCCTTGGCGCATTTGCTTGGTATTGATTTCCCGCACATCACAACTGATTTGTCCTTGTAAAAACTCGCTGCCATGTTTTCCTTCGACATTCATCACGCCAAGATAAGACAAATCAAACAGATAATTTTTATGAGATTCAAAAAATAACTCCTGATTCAGAGGTGAGTATATGGAAAGGGGACGATGATTAATAAGATATTGTGTTCCAGTCATTGGGATATTGGATTGCTGTTACAAGGTGCGTAGTGTACCATTGGAGCGTATTAAAATCTTCTATTATGCTGTTAAATGATTTCTTCTGAAAAAAGGGCCAAAATAATTTGGCATTGCCGTCGAGGCATGCTTGAACTGGATTTAATTCTTAATCGATTTATGGAAAAACAATTCGAATTTTTATCAAGCAACCAGGTTGAGGCATTTGAAAAATTATTGAGCTGTCAGGATCCGGATATTTATGCTTGGCTAATGGGATATGAGCAGCCTAAGGACAGGGAGTTGATTGATATTGTCGCCATTGTCAAACATCACGGTAATCATTAATCCATCCAGAGATTATTTAAAGTTGACATTGCTTGCTTATGGTATAGCGGCGTTTGCATGGTGGCAATCTGCATGGTCGCTGATTACCCTAATAACGATATCAGGAATCTTATTTCTTTTGCTGCGTTCTGCCCTTTTTTTTAATAATTCGCTGTCTGTTTATAGCAAGTTGTCCTACCAGTCTGGGGAGTGGATTTTACACCACGCAAATGGGCAACAGATTAAATATGAACGCATGTCCATTTGCTTTGATGCCGGGTTCTTTTTATTTTGAGCTTAACTGGGGCTCATGGTTGTCGAAAAAACATAACTTTGTTTGCGGATCAAATACCGGTTTCACAAAAAAGTCTATTGTGTATTCTGACGAAAATAAAATAATACAATTATGCTTGGTAGAGGGAAGGTTGAGCTGATTTTTTTTATTAGAAATAAAAATCCAGAGAATAGCTAGCCATAAGCCAGTGTAACTGAATGCGTACAACAAAGAAGACATGGGGAGGGGCGCCCAACCAAACATGGAGTCAGTAATCCATTGTTTTAAATTGCCTGATGAACCATCCGCATGTTGCAAAACAATCATGGCTTGAACTTTTAAGAAAAAAACATGCAGAACATACGCCAGCATGGCATTGGTTCCAAATACTTTAAAGGGTTCTGTCCAGTTTTGCCAAGCTTTTATTTCAATTAACCAATAGCAGAGAGCCAAAACAAGTAATGCCATTCCACCAGTCCATAAAACATAAGAACTGGTCCAAAGTGCTTTATTAATTGGAAATTCTATTCCCCATATCCATCCGGTAGTGGCCAAAAGGGCACCTATACTATACAGTCCAGTTAATTTTTGTTTTTTTGAATAAACAGACAACAGCCAGATACCTGTAAGATTGCCTAATAATGCGGTGGCAATGGCAGGAAGAGTACTTAACAATCCTTCTGGATCAAAGACCTTGCCATATAAATGGGACGAAGAAAAAAGTAATCGGTCCACAAAAGCTGCAACATTTCCTGTCTGACTGAGATCATTTGCGCCATATACAGGAATGGCAATTTTGGTCATCATAATCCAATAGGCAATCAGTATGAAGAATGAAATAAGAAGCTGTGTCCGTGGTTTTGTCGTTAAAAAGAGCAAGGAAGCAACAAAGTAACAAATGGCGATACGCTGCAACACACCGAAAAAACGAAGTGTGGTGAAATCAAAATGAGGAAATAAGTTTAAAGCCAACCCAATTAAAAACAACGCGATAGAACGCTTGCAGATTTTTTGTAATAAATTTTGAAGCGATGCGTGTTGAGTACGAGCTTTCGTCAATGTGAAGCTTAAGGATATTCCAACCATGAAGATAAAAAAGGGAAAAACAAAATCAGCCAAGGTGCATCCATGCCATGAAGAATGCATTAGCCATGAGTATGCTGTTTTATTGCCTGGGCTATTAACCAAAATCATTAGTGCAACGGTTAAACCGCGAAATACATCCAGAGCTAAAAGGCGAGAAGACTTTACATAGGGGGACGATTGCGCAACAGACATAAGATAATAAGAAATTCAGAGTGCATTATAGTAAGCATTTTTTATACATATTAACAAAATTTGTACCATATAAAAACCATTCAGATAAAAATATTTTTTTAAAAATTTGATAAAATTCTAACAAGCCTTGTTATAAAACCTATGTTAAAATCCTGACATCATAACTAACAACCTTGTTTCCATGCTGGAAAGTGATCGTTTAATTAGTTCGCAAGCCATCTTATCAGAAGATGCCATCGATAGGGCGATTAGACCATTAAATCTTGAAGAGTACATTGGTCAAGATGAGGTTCGATCACAAATGAGGATATTTATTGATGCTGCGCTGAAACGTCATGATGCGCTGGATCATGTCCTTGTCTTTGGACCGCCAGGATTGGGTAAAACAACACTCGCTAATATTATTGCTCATGAAATGGGTGTTAATTTGCGACAGACGTCCGGTCCTGTGTTGGAGCGCGCCGGAGATATTGCTGCTATTTTGACTAATTTACAGGAAAACGATGTTTTGTTTATTGACGAAATCCATCGGCTTAGTCCTGTTATTGAAGAAATATTATATCCAGCCATGGAAGATTATAAATTGGACATTATGATAGGTGAAGGTCCTGCAGCAC
This genomic interval from Legionella oakridgensis ATCC 33761 = DSM 21215 contains the following:
- a CDS encoding succinate dehydrogenase assembly factor 2 yields the protein MISSEKRAKIIWHCRRGMLELDLILNRFMEKQFEFLSSNQVEAFEKLLSCQDPDIYAWLMGYEQPKDRELIDIVAIVKHHGNH
- a CDS encoding acyltransferase family protein yields the protein MSVAQSSPYVKSSRLLALDVFRGLTVALMILVNSPGNKTAYSWLMHSSWHGCTLADFVFPFFIFMVGISLSFTLTKARTQHASLQNLLQKICKRSIALFLIGLALNLFPHFDFTTLRFFGVLQRIAICYFVASLLFLTTKPRTQLLISFFILIAYWIMMTKIAIPVYGANDLSQTGNVAAFVDRLLFSSSHLYGKVFDPEGLLSTLPAIATALLGNLTGIWLLSVYSKKQKLTGLYSIGALLATTGWIWGIEFPINKALWTSSYVLWTGGMALLVLALCYWLIEIKAWQNWTEPFKVFGTNAMLAYVLHVFFLKVQAMIVLQHADGSSGNLKQWITDSMFGWAPLPMSSLLYAFSYTGLWLAILWIFISNKKNQLNLPSTKHNCIILFSSEYTIDFFVKPVFDPQTKLCFFDNHEPQLSSK